One Chlamydia ibidis 10-1398/6 genomic window, AGATGGGCTAAATAAAATATTTCGCGTAGGACACACTTCAATATCTATTCAACGTTTAATCGCTTATCTAGTGATTACATTAATTAGTCCTATGGTATTCATTATTTTCTGTGGTTCATGGATTTATATCACACAAATAATGCCAACCCAGTACTCACGCATATTTTCACTAAACTATTCGATGACAATTCTATATGTAATCTCTCAAATGCTTCCGTATTTTCTAATCTATCTAACATTATTTTGTTGTTATGCGTTTTTACCTAGGGTATCTGTACAAAAAAAGTTTGCCCTAATCTCAGCATTAATTATTGGCAGCGTGTGGGTGGTTTTTCAAAGATTATTTTTTATTCTTCAGTTTCACCTATTCAACTATAGTTTTACCTATGGAGCACTGGTAGCTCTACCCTCTTTTCTCTTGCTTCTTTATTGTTATGCCATCATTTATCTCTTCGGTGGAGCCTTTACATTTCTGATGCAAAATCAAGGCTTCCATTTTGAATATGCCGGGAAAAAACCTCTGCCAGATTCGTACTTTAAAGCAACCATTTGCATTTATTTACTCTCCGTTATTTTGAAAAATTTTGACAAAGCTCTACCTTCTCCAACAGAACAGAGCTTGGCAAAAGATTCCAAAATTCCAATAGGTGAAATCTCCCAATCTTTAAATATTTTAGAAAAAGAAGGTTTAATTATTACCCATAATAATAATCTTAAACCTGCCTTCAATATCTCTAACCTTACCATTCAACAAGTGTTAGATAAATTATTCAATTTATCAGAGTTATTACATGCAGATCACAATGCTACGATTAGAAATATTCAGGAAAGATTAAAACATGTTTTTCATGAAGGAACTCAAAGTTCTTATAATATGACACTTTCGGAGCTTTCTAAGAAACTAAAATGAAGCGCATATCCTGGTACAAATCTTTCATAATCTTCTTCGGTATTGGTTTTCTGATATCTTTTTTAAGCCT contains:
- a CDS encoding YihY/virulence factor BrkB family protein — encoded protein: MSYYGLFSCIPILMFFLRLSQHLFSNLDFKEWLLLKFPDYKEPILAIVDTAYHSTASSIGLVLLGSFFVFCWAGILMLLSLEDGLNKIFRVGHTSISIQRLIAYLVITLISPMVFIIFCGSWIYITQIMPTQYSRIFSLNYSMTILYVISQMLPYFLIYLTLFCCYAFLPRVSVQKKFALISALIIGSVWVVFQRLFFILQFHLFNYSFTYGALVALPSFLLLLYCYAIIYLFGGAFTFLMQNQGFHFEYAGKKPLPDSYFKATICIYLLSVILKNFDKALPSPTEQSLAKDSKIPIGEISQSLNILEKEGLIITHNNNLKPAFNISNLTIQQVLDKLFNLSELLHADHNATIRNIQERLKHVFHEGTQSSYNMTLSELSKKLK